Proteins encoded within one genomic window of Gimesia sp.:
- a CDS encoding protein kinase has protein sequence MSEKDDKIAELLIEWEESWEQGVEISPEDLCHNNPELLEVIQQKINALKEMAWVKEDNEQSDAQNVPDILADRYKLVERIAVGGFGQVWKALDTELERHVAIKFPKNLDRDLSDELLEEARKVARLKHLGIVTVYDLGRQDGFVFIVSDLIDGTDLAHKLKQTQFKLTEAIQLIIQAAENLHFAHEQGFVHRDVKPANILIDQNGKVYIADFGIAITKGDLEGLSESIGTLAYMSPEQLAGESQLVDARTDIYALGVILFELLTGTHPFPSKTSLELREYILFGDPPSLRHLNSAIPIELERICLKCLRKHPDDRFQSANELVVELKSVLKAFPYKRLRSVAWFSLCILVISLISVWAINSFTISPIVPEQVSAGTAPINLVKNNVLHFDGRTRIVTPVEQFLPVTIEAWVRTQDKHMMFIVGSDIPDRFGIGMNLVGLAPSVEIVKGGFTAPKAINGNRWFHMAGVFGEKDTTLFIDGIPVAKGPASKISGDTSFVIGNLGVDHLSQFFNGQIRSVRITDGERYDESFTPDDVLTADDETVLLYDSTSFKDDQVIDLSDRNNDGTIERLTVQSYQPIENTNNKK, from the coding sequence ATGTCTGAAAAAGATGACAAGATAGCCGAACTTCTGATTGAATGGGAAGAGTCTTGGGAACAAGGCGTTGAAATATCACCAGAGGATCTTTGTCATAATAATCCAGAACTATTAGAAGTCATCCAGCAAAAAATAAATGCATTAAAAGAAATGGCTTGGGTCAAAGAAGATAATGAGCAATCTGACGCTCAGAATGTTCCAGATATCTTGGCGGATCGTTACAAATTAGTAGAACGAATAGCCGTGGGAGGATTCGGACAAGTCTGGAAAGCATTGGACACAGAACTTGAACGTCATGTGGCAATTAAATTCCCAAAGAATTTAGATCGTGATTTGTCTGATGAGCTATTGGAGGAAGCACGAAAAGTTGCTCGCCTCAAGCATCTCGGCATTGTTACGGTTTATGATCTAGGCAGGCAGGATGGTTTTGTTTTCATAGTTTCCGACTTGATTGATGGAACTGATCTCGCTCATAAATTAAAACAAACACAGTTTAAACTCACAGAGGCAATCCAACTTATAATCCAAGCTGCTGAAAACCTTCATTTTGCTCATGAGCAGGGATTCGTTCACAGAGACGTAAAGCCAGCGAATATCCTTATCGATCAAAATGGAAAAGTCTACATTGCGGATTTTGGAATTGCGATCACGAAGGGAGATCTGGAAGGGCTTTCAGAAAGTATCGGGACACTAGCTTATATGTCCCCTGAGCAATTAGCAGGTGAGTCTCAATTGGTTGACGCTCGAACTGATATTTATGCTCTGGGAGTAATTCTATTCGAGCTGCTGACAGGGACTCATCCATTTCCAAGTAAAACATCACTCGAACTTAGGGAATACATTCTTTTTGGTGATCCACCTTCATTACGGCACTTAAATTCAGCAATTCCCATCGAGCTAGAACGGATCTGTTTGAAGTGTCTTCGCAAACATCCTGATGATCGTTTTCAATCTGCAAACGAATTAGTTGTTGAATTGAAATCGGTTCTGAAAGCATTTCCTTATAAACGATTGCGATCTGTTGCATGGTTTTCGTTGTGCATATTGGTGATCAGTTTGATCTCTGTCTGGGCAATCAACAGTTTCACGATCTCCCCAATAGTACCAGAGCAGGTTTCAGCAGGGACTGCACCAATTAACTTGGTAAAAAACAATGTGTTGCATTTCGATGGGAGAACGAGAATTGTGACACCTGTAGAGCAGTTCTTACCCGTGACAATCGAAGCATGGGTCCGAACCCAAGACAAACACATGATGTTTATTGTCGGAAGCGACATCCCTGATCGATTCGGGATCGGAATGAATTTAGTTGGTCTGGCACCTTCTGTTGAAATCGTGAAAGGTGGTTTCACAGCTCCGAAAGCGATCAATGGTAACCGATGGTTTCATATGGCAGGTGTCTTTGGGGAAAAAGACACGACACTTTTTATAGATGGAATACCTGTCGCCAAAGGTCCAGCCTCTAAAATCTCTGGAGACACATCATTTGTGATTGGAAACCTTGGTGTCGATCATCTCAGCCAATTCTTTAATGGACAGATTAGGTCAGTCCGAATCACAGATGGAGAGCGTTACGATGAAAGCTTCACTCCCGATGATGTATTAACCGCCGATGATGAAACGGTTTTGCTGTATGACTCGACATCATTCAAAGATGATCAAGTAATTGACCTGAGCGATAGAAATAACGATGGGACAATTGAAAGGCTTACGGTCCAATCTTATCAACCAATAGAAAACACTAATAATAAAAAATAA
- a CDS encoding RNA polymerase sigma factor: protein MNNHPHGTNRTDTPLGHTEKLQSLLHDFEVGDSAAINRIIEHACERLQKQTRRMLGDFSRVKRWELTDDVLQNSLIRLHRSLLEIKPETPRQFYGLASTQIRRELIDLARRHYAQTGIGNNHQTDNPNLPARIDVSSSIGVEPNSLEDWTRFHETVESLSPEQKEVFDLLWYQGFSQQEASTVLDVSIRTIKRRWQEARLTIHAAMDGEQPR from the coding sequence ATGAACAATCATCCACATGGCACGAACAGAACAGACACGCCTTTAGGTCACACGGAAAAGCTCCAGTCTTTATTACATGACTTTGAGGTTGGTGACTCTGCTGCGATCAATAGGATCATCGAACACGCCTGCGAAAGGCTTCAAAAACAAACCCGAAGAATGCTGGGAGATTTCTCAAGAGTCAAACGGTGGGAGCTAACTGACGATGTTTTACAAAATTCATTAATTCGACTTCATAGGTCACTATTAGAAATTAAGCCTGAGACACCTCGACAGTTTTATGGATTGGCGTCAACACAAATACGCCGTGAGTTAATCGACCTTGCTCGTCGGCATTATGCCCAAACTGGAATTGGAAATAACCATCAAACAGATAACCCGAATCTACCTGCAAGAATTGATGTTTCCTCATCAATTGGTGTTGAACCCAATAGCCTCGAAGACTGGACCCGATTTCACGAAACCGTCGAGTCCCTATCACCTGAACAAAAGGAAGTATTTGATCTGCTCTGGTATCAAGGATTCTCTCAGCAAGAAGCCAGTACGGTTCTCGATGTATCTATAAGAACGATTAAACGCCGCTGGCAGGAAGCAAGATTAACTATTCATGCTGCGATGGATGGCGAACAGCCAAGGTGA
- a CDS encoding DUF4339 domain-containing protein: MARQWYYEINGKRRGPVDSKTLKQLATSGRLKPTDLVWTDGKDEWKPARIVVGLFPESVVPPPPPVQKKSSVPPPPPPLKKQKPVSPSAESVPALWNPTAARLWSLPFTWGFGAFLMAQNWKALGEHDKAKKSMIWFYSIFGFIFLGLITPDDDTTMKIFRFAGLGILAAWSIFSAQPQINFIKEHFGKEYPRRSWGKPIGITIGSFVLLMCLILVTSFISGFAASGKNIDIVRNGYLKINQTISVGQAFDSFLSNPKWEEIEAEDGNQYVNVTGEMTVNEESVNAKLQFRVFPETKTFKYQALTFDGIEQNDAMATNLIVTAFNEAGGNRVERPSNPLPANVVEEPIEQLPDEMVDDGETTGTWNGPNVRNPSPITQNQLDSMDISDLKKRIGNPDKTYRHPVKKNVFVSVWEQPNGKYLVMAGIEAIDGSNRDLYGLKKINRSQAVVENLVKEMTGFEFEDDNKIQEGAALQGNLNGRDMSKMKNWPSESELNRLQFKEIIAWLGEPDNVYTHIDPSRNIVAFVWMQPNGRYTLMTGVNTETAIYAQLRRVNLSKALAKKIVKDQTRRIIID; this comes from the coding sequence ATGGCGAGGCAGTGGTATTATGAAATTAATGGGAAACGGCGTGGACCAGTCGATTCAAAAACTCTTAAACAGCTTGCTACCAGTGGTAGATTAAAGCCTACGGATCTTGTTTGGACGGATGGTAAAGATGAGTGGAAACCAGCACGGATTGTTGTTGGACTTTTTCCTGAATCAGTAGTTCCTCCACCACCGCCTGTCCAGAAAAAATCTTCTGTCCCTCCACCGCCGCCCCCACTAAAGAAACAGAAACCCGTGTCCCCAAGTGCAGAATCAGTACCTGCATTGTGGAACCCAACAGCAGCTCGATTATGGAGTTTGCCTTTCACGTGGGGGTTCGGTGCTTTCCTGATGGCTCAGAACTGGAAGGCCTTGGGAGAGCATGATAAGGCCAAGAAATCGATGATTTGGTTTTATTCAATCTTCGGATTTATCTTTCTTGGGCTGATTACTCCTGATGATGACACCACGATGAAAATATTTCGCTTTGCAGGGCTTGGGATTCTAGCAGCATGGTCGATCTTTTCCGCTCAGCCACAGATCAACTTTATCAAGGAGCATTTTGGAAAAGAGTATCCAAGGCGTTCTTGGGGTAAGCCAATTGGAATCACGATTGGCAGTTTTGTTCTGTTGATGTGTTTGATATTGGTAACCTCGTTCATTTCGGGTTTCGCAGCGTCTGGAAAGAATATCGATATCGTTCGTAATGGATATCTAAAAATCAATCAAACGATTAGCGTCGGTCAGGCGTTTGACAGTTTTTTATCGAATCCCAAATGGGAAGAAATTGAAGCAGAAGATGGAAACCAGTATGTGAATGTTACAGGCGAAATGACCGTCAATGAAGAATCTGTAAATGCAAAGTTGCAATTTAGAGTGTTTCCTGAGACCAAAACATTTAAATATCAGGCTCTCACCTTTGATGGAATTGAGCAAAATGATGCAATGGCTACAAATCTAATTGTAACTGCATTTAATGAAGCTGGAGGTAACCGAGTGGAAAGACCTTCAAATCCTCTGCCAGCAAATGTAGTTGAAGAGCCGATTGAGCAGTTGCCAGACGAAATGGTTGACGATGGTGAGACGACGGGAACGTGGAACGGGCCAAATGTTCGTAATCCAAGTCCAATTACTCAAAACCAACTAGACTCAATGGATATATCCGACCTCAAGAAACGGATTGGTAACCCTGACAAAACGTATCGTCATCCAGTAAAGAAGAATGTTTTCGTCAGTGTTTGGGAACAACCTAACGGGAAATATCTGGTTATGGCTGGTATCGAAGCAATTGATGGATCGAACCGTGATTTATATGGGCTGAAGAAAATCAATAGGTCTCAAGCAGTCGTTGAGAATCTTGTTAAGGAAATGACTGGATTTGAATTCGAGGACGATAATAAAATTCAGGAAGGTGCAGCCTTACAGGGGAATTTGAATGGACGTGACATGTCGAAAATGAAGAACTGGCCTAGTGAGAGTGAATTAAACAGATTGCAATTTAAGGAAATCATTGCTTGGCTCGGAGAACCAGATAACGTCTACACCCACATCGATCCCTCTCGGAACATCGTGGCTTTTGTTTGGATGCAACCTAATGGTAGATACACGTTGATGACAGGCGTAAACACTGAGACAGCGATCTATGCACAATTACGAAGAGTCAATCTGTCCAAAGCTCTGGCTAAGAAAATTGTGAAGGATCAGACACGAAGAATCATCATTGATTAG
- a CDS encoding DUF4339 domain-containing protein, translated as MNNQWYYAINGLSYGPVDLNILRQLAVTGKLKPSDLVWTVGADNWKPAGEVQGLFQQEAAPPPLPTGYGTSPDEISRRVQSLIGKDYSELSPEEYEFMVANGYSYDVPMTFGEKIGAAMMIFFVVGSAIAIYKLGFFIFFVLLIPVLLLISVFICIYGLVSGENEDKPFYLIVLTASAAMLIAIFNSANSSVFRDD; from the coding sequence ATGAACAATCAATGGTATTACGCAATCAACGGCCTGTCTTATGGTCCAGTCGATTTAAATATCCTGAGACAGCTTGCTGTAACTGGTAAGCTGAAACCATCAGATCTAGTCTGGACAGTAGGAGCAGACAATTGGAAGCCCGCTGGAGAAGTACAAGGATTGTTTCAGCAAGAAGCTGCCCCACCTCCCCTACCGACTGGATATGGAACTTCGCCAGATGAAATCAGTCGTCGAGTGCAAAGCTTGATCGGAAAAGATTACAGTGAACTGAGTCCCGAAGAATATGAATTCATGGTTGCCAACGGCTACTCCTATGATGTGCCGATGACATTTGGAGAAAAGATTGGGGCGGCAATGATGATCTTTTTTGTGGTTGGATCTGCGATTGCTATTTACAAATTAGGGTTTTTCATTTTCTTTGTCTTGCTCATCCCAGTCCTTTTGTTGATATCGGTTTTTATTTGCATCTACGGATTGGTATCAGGCGAAAATGAAGACAAGCCATTTTATTTGATTGTACTGACAGCAAGTGCAGCTATGCTGATTGCAATTTTCAATTCAGCCAACAGTTCAGTTTTTAGAGATGATTAA
- a CDS encoding formylglycine-generating enzyme family protein: MARNNSDSFNPYHLWLGIPEAKCPPTFYELLGLSLDEDEHAVIKSAADRQRSHVEQFLGTEFNKYANKLISQIDEAEITLLSPELRREYDRKVKLFKKRRKERQIDPNYSPSSISSNSSRSVGEGSGFFREYAGIVAVLTIAFFGMAAASFWLPWGKLQPDQQNANRNIAKQEEPIAKPKPVAKVTAPAKVPEPESKKESVNSIGMKFQLIPEGTFLMGATSQTTKDNEKPAHQVILTKPFEIGVYEVTQKQYEKVMGVNPSEFKGQNNPVDGVNWNDAVEFCRKLSETPDEKGFSYRLPTEAEWEYACRAGSTTAYCFGDADSQLGDYAWYFENSGLKSHPVGEKKPNSFGLYDMHGNVFEWCQDWHDKYQDGVITNPSGPTSAKRYRVLRGGGITNTADYCSSSARHNLAPDLSNSRVGFRVIRVSDQQAARSANVDDNSANKISMSEAVGQPTPAPTNNSAEKLTNSIGMKLKLIRPGRFKMGSKHRSHNEKPEQLVTVTHQFYIGTTEVTQEQYEQIMGVNRSKFKGPLNPVESVSWEDAKKFCRRLSELPKEKEKGYSYRLPTEIEWEYACRAGSISEYCFGDDATDLRDYAWCKINSQGSTHPVGQKLANAWGLYDMHGNVWEWCEDSEGARRVSRGGGWFSGAKGCRSPVRGRDAPTYKSPFMGFRIVLNSSHSSGQ, encoded by the coding sequence ATGGCGAGAAATAACTCAGATAGCTTTAACCCCTACCACCTCTGGCTAGGCATCCCTGAAGCAAAATGCCCTCCCACATTTTACGAATTGCTCGGTCTCTCTCTCGATGAAGATGAGCATGCCGTTATCAAGTCCGCTGCTGACCGCCAACGCTCTCATGTTGAACAATTCCTCGGCACTGAGTTCAACAAGTACGCCAACAAGTTAATCAGTCAGATTGATGAGGCCGAGATCACACTACTCAGTCCAGAACTGCGTCGAGAATATGATCGCAAAGTGAAGCTCTTCAAAAAACGCCGTAAAGAGCGACAGATCGATCCGAACTACTCCCCATCTTCAATTTCATCAAACAGTAGCCGATCAGTTGGTGAAGGTAGTGGATTTTTCAGGGAATACGCTGGTATTGTTGCCGTCTTGACAATTGCGTTCTTTGGTATGGCCGCAGCATCTTTCTGGCTGCCTTGGGGGAAATTACAACCAGACCAGCAAAATGCTAATAGAAACATTGCTAAACAGGAAGAACCGATAGCCAAACCAAAACCTGTAGCAAAGGTAACGGCTCCAGCTAAAGTACCAGAACCTGAATCGAAAAAAGAATCAGTCAATTCTATAGGAATGAAGTTCCAGCTAATCCCCGAAGGTACATTCTTGATGGGGGCGACTTCCCAAACGACTAAAGACAACGAAAAACCAGCCCATCAGGTGATCTTGACCAAACCTTTTGAAATTGGCGTATACGAAGTCACTCAAAAACAATACGAAAAAGTGATGGGGGTTAATCCGAGCGAATTCAAAGGGCAAAATAACCCTGTTGATGGGGTGAACTGGAATGATGCAGTAGAATTCTGCCGCAAACTTTCGGAGACGCCAGATGAGAAAGGCTTCAGCTACCGATTACCAACTGAGGCCGAATGGGAGTATGCGTGCCGTGCGGGATCAACGACAGCATATTGTTTTGGTGATGCTGATTCGCAGTTAGGTGACTACGCATGGTATTTTGAAAATTCAGGTTTGAAATCTCATCCTGTGGGTGAAAAGAAACCCAATTCGTTTGGGCTTTATGACATGCATGGTAACGTGTTTGAATGGTGCCAAGATTGGCACGATAAGTATCAAGACGGTGTTATTACAAATCCTAGCGGTCCTACGTCTGCAAAGAGGTATCGTGTACTCCGTGGTGGTGGGATAACTAATACTGCTGATTATTGTTCTTCCTCGGCTCGTCACAATTTAGCACCTGACTTGAGTAATAGTCGTGTCGGATTTCGTGTGATCCGAGTTTCCGATCAACAAGCCGCCAGAAGTGCAAACGTAGACGATAATTCGGCAAATAAAATATCGATGTCAGAGGCAGTTGGGCAACCAACACCCGCTCCGACAAATAATTCTGCCGAAAAGTTGACTAACTCCATCGGAATGAAGTTGAAATTGATTCGACCGGGTAGATTTAAAATGGGGTCCAAGCACAGAAGTCACAACGAAAAACCCGAACAATTGGTAACAGTGACTCATCAGTTTTATATTGGTACGACTGAGGTCACTCAGGAGCAGTACGAGCAGATCATGGGCGTGAATAGAAGTAAGTTTAAAGGGCCTCTGAACCCTGTTGAGTCTGTTAGTTGGGAAGATGCTAAAAAGTTCTGCCGTCGTTTATCAGAGTTGCCAAAAGAAAAAGAAAAGGGTTATAGCTATCGATTACCAACTGAAATAGAGTGGGAATACGCCTGTCGTGCTGGTTCGATATCAGAGTACTGCTTTGGTGATGATGCAACAGATTTGCGTGACTATGCATGGTGCAAGATTAATAGTCAAGGGTCAACACATCCGGTTGGTCAGAAGCTTGCGAATGCTTGGGGCTTATATGACATGCATGGAAACGTATGGGAGTGGTGTGAGGATTCAGAGGGGGCACGGAGGGTCAGTCGAGGCGGAGGGTGGTTCAGCGGTGCTAAAGGATGTCGTTCGCCGGTTCGTGGCAGGGACGCTCCAACTTACAAAAGTCCATTTATGGGCTTCCGTATTGTCTTGAATTCGTCTCATTCTAGTGGTCAGTAA
- a CDS encoding HNH endonuclease signature motif containing protein — translation MIPEETAGTAWECDKCGEQIKLPLPINTQQAKAKIIKTILHALIASKTLPVQSKPNKFIETFKNLYDESLRLLDEETSQLINSGSDLKAIKTFTGHVGNIGSVHDYLKNMYSLIYRSMRMLEHFNSSKLGIKQIPLSFCDLDKYSLNGSQLKIYEELLRERFHYYLDEDGEFKDRDYQVYFEECFVNRLLNESGYNKKHWYLKDVVLNEIEFMFDYLLEFVEEDFSPITNDNIENSDDKNKDRYISKETRVAVWRRDLGKCVQCGSQEKLEYDHIIPVSKGGSNTERNIQLLCERCNRTKSNSL, via the coding sequence ATGATCCCTGAAGAAACAGCAGGGACAGCATGGGAATGTGACAAATGTGGAGAGCAGATTAAATTGCCATTACCCATCAACACTCAACAAGCCAAAGCAAAAATAATAAAAACGATACTCCATGCTCTCATTGCGAGTAAAACTCTACCAGTTCAGTCAAAACCTAATAAGTTTATTGAAACATTTAAAAACTTATACGATGAATCCCTGAGATTGCTCGATGAAGAAACTAGCCAACTTATTAATAGCGGCTCAGACCTCAAGGCTATAAAGACATTTACAGGGCATGTGGGAAATATAGGATCTGTCCATGACTATTTAAAAAATATGTATTCGTTGATATATAGATCAATGAGGATGCTTGAGCATTTCAATTCATCAAAGCTTGGCATTAAACAGATTCCGTTAAGTTTTTGCGATCTTGATAAATATTCACTGAATGGGAGTCAATTGAAGATTTACGAAGAGCTATTAAGAGAGAGATTCCATTACTATTTAGATGAGGATGGCGAATTCAAAGATCGTGATTATCAAGTTTATTTTGAAGAATGCTTCGTAAATAGGCTGCTCAATGAATCTGGATACAATAAAAAGCATTGGTATCTGAAGGACGTAGTTCTAAATGAAATAGAATTTATGTTTGACTATTTGCTAGAGTTTGTTGAGGAAGATTTTAGCCCAATAACTAATGATAATATTGAAAATTCGGATGATAAAAATAAGGATCGATATATTTCAAAAGAAACTAGAGTAGCTGTATGGAGACGTGATCTCGGTAAATGTGTCCAATGTGGATCACAAGAAAAACTTGAGTATGACCACATTATTCCAGTATCAAAAGGTGGCTCAAATACAGAAAGAAATATTCAATTGCTTTGTGAGAGATGCAATAGGACGAAATCTAATTCTTTGTAA
- a CDS encoding tyrosine-type recombinase/integrase, whose amino-acid sequence MKNSSDNVFRNISVKKQEAGLFGEFLDANDFSDLTRKAFTQDIRKFATWFSESNQEPFSISRVTVRDVTDFRKHLREEKEQAVSTVNRALVTVRRFFGWLVEQNYLSTNPAKQVKELRNQQLAPKGLERSEVRKLLREIELRGDVRANAIFSLLLYTGCRVSDLVNLELTDLMISERSGSVVFRFGKGNKQRSVPLPLPARKSLQTYLESRPSVKSQIVFIGERGPLTDRGIRSLCDKYGALIGVKIYPHLLRHTMAHKYLEDNQNDLVGLAQLLGHENLQTCSRYVQRTLDQLSDSIDKLNY is encoded by the coding sequence GTGAAGAATTCATCCGATAATGTTTTTCGAAATATCTCTGTGAAAAAACAGGAAGCGGGTCTGTTCGGTGAATTCCTAGACGCCAACGATTTCTCTGATTTGACACGCAAAGCATTCACTCAGGACATCCGCAAGTTCGCTACTTGGTTCTCCGAATCTAATCAAGAACCATTTTCTATCAGTCGGGTGACTGTGAGGGATGTAACTGATTTCAGGAAACATCTGAGGGAAGAAAAAGAACAGGCAGTTTCTACAGTCAATCGGGCACTGGTGACCGTCAGGAGGTTCTTTGGCTGGCTAGTCGAACAGAATTACTTGTCAACGAATCCAGCCAAACAGGTTAAGGAATTGCGGAACCAGCAGCTGGCTCCCAAAGGACTGGAAAGATCTGAAGTCAGAAAGTTACTACGTGAAATTGAACTTCGGGGTGATGTGAGAGCAAATGCCATTTTCTCATTGTTACTTTATACAGGTTGTCGGGTCAGTGATCTGGTTAATTTGGAACTGACAGATTTAATGATCAGCGAACGATCAGGATCTGTTGTGTTCCGATTCGGAAAAGGAAATAAGCAGCGTTCTGTTCCTCTTCCATTGCCAGCTCGAAAATCATTGCAGACTTATCTGGAATCACGCCCATCTGTGAAAAGCCAGATAGTATTTATAGGAGAACGTGGACCACTCACTGATCGGGGCATTCGCTCTCTGTGTGATAAATACGGGGCTTTGATCGGTGTGAAGATATACCCTCATTTGCTACGTCACACGATGGCTCACAAATATTTGGAAGACAATCAAAATGATTTGGTCGGTTTGGCTCAATTATTAGGTCACGAAAATTTGCAAACTTGTAGTAGGTATGTCCAGCGAACTCTGGATCAGCTTTCTGATTCTATAGACAAATTAAACTATTAA
- a CDS encoding Holliday junction DNA helicase RuvB C-terminal domain-containing protein — protein sequence MSDLSEVKPSSIAHIIGQSHVKSVVTVALDYAHQESKKFDHSMMLGGAGLGKTALSQIIAQEMATDFIDLLGQSINSVADLNAVLLSAQDRSIVFIDEAHELSKSLQTTLYLALDQRKILVHGGSNKAPISIPIADFTLLLATTDEYLLLQPLRDRMKLVLRFEYYSTDELSLILKQRITGLKWEVDDSVLHQIALKGKGTPRLALRLLESAHRVSRSLGDQDITQDHLQRACDLEQIDELGLGPTEQKYLQIISSGPTRLNVISSTLGLPSRTVSEVTEPYLIRSGLIAKDDQGRRTITAKGQSHLSDQCHIEEQK from the coding sequence ATGAGTGATCTAAGTGAAGTAAAGCCTTCCTCAATCGCACACATAATAGGTCAGTCGCATGTCAAGAGCGTCGTGACAGTTGCCCTTGATTATGCTCACCAAGAGAGCAAAAAGTTCGATCATTCTATGATGTTAGGCGGTGCTGGACTTGGGAAGACAGCCCTGAGCCAAATCATCGCTCAGGAAATGGCAACAGACTTCATAGACCTGTTGGGACAGTCGATTAATTCGGTCGCAGATTTGAATGCAGTTCTCCTCTCAGCCCAAGATCGCTCAATTGTGTTCATAGATGAGGCTCATGAACTAAGTAAAAGCCTTCAGACAACTCTGTATCTTGCTTTAGACCAAAGAAAGATACTGGTCCACGGTGGAAGCAACAAAGCACCGATCAGCATCCCAATTGCTGATTTCACTTTGCTGCTGGCGACAACAGACGAGTATCTGTTACTCCAGCCACTCAGAGACCGCATGAAGCTCGTTCTTCGATTTGAATACTACTCAACCGATGAATTATCACTCATTTTGAAGCAGCGAATTACTGGTTTGAAATGGGAAGTTGATGACTCAGTACTTCATCAAATCGCTCTGAAGGGCAAGGGGACCCCAAGGTTGGCATTACGCCTACTGGAATCAGCTCACCGTGTCTCCAGATCTTTAGGCGATCAAGATATTACACAAGATCACCTGCAACGTGCCTGTGACTTAGAACAAATTGATGAATTGGGATTAGGGCCAACAGAGCAGAAGTACCTGCAGATTATTTCTTCTGGTCCTACACGGTTAAATGTCATCAGCTCAACTCTGGGATTGCCTTCAAGAACTGTCAGTGAAGTAACTGAACCCTATCTGATCCGTTCTGGCTTAATAGCCAAGGACGATCAGGGACGCCGCACTATTACCGCAAAAGGGCAATCGCACCTGTCAGATCAGTGTCATATTGAAGAACAGAAGTAG
- a CDS encoding heavy metal-responsive transcriptional regulator encodes MSTLKIGEVAKRSDVGIETIRFYERQGLLAEPDRRPSGFRQYDESVVSRLQFIRNAKELGFTLAEIKELLGLWFDVNTKCVHVRQRAEEKITNIEDKIRLLQKMKRSLKKIINQCERRDAVDECPLWLGLDEPRKNKKARD; translated from the coding sequence GTGAGTACATTGAAAATCGGTGAGGTTGCGAAGCGGTCAGATGTTGGGATCGAAACGATTCGCTTCTACGAACGTCAAGGATTGTTGGCAGAACCGGATCGTCGTCCCTCGGGATTCCGCCAGTATGACGAGTCAGTGGTGTCTCGCTTGCAGTTCATCCGCAATGCGAAGGAACTTGGTTTCACACTTGCTGAGATCAAAGAACTTCTTGGACTGTGGTTCGATGTGAATACGAAGTGCGTCCATGTCCGACAGCGAGCCGAAGAGAAAATCACAAACATCGAAGACAAGATTCGATTGCTCCAGAAGATGAAGCGGTCGCTGAAAAAAATCATAAACCAGTGTGAACGTCGAGATGCCGTAGATGAATGCCCACTATGGCTGGGACTTGATGAGCCTCGGAAAAACAAGAAGGCTCGTGATTAA
- a CDS encoding cupin domain-containing protein, giving the protein MSRTKTLFQTPHIEMIRMILPAGKVLSEHKAPGEIIVHCLEGDMTFTTMGEPKKLRAGDMLYLAAEEPHKVEAVKDSSFLLTILRTSAGGNS; this is encoded by the coding sequence GTGTCCAGAACCAAGACACTCTTCCAGACACCACACATCGAAATGATTCGTATGATCCTTCCGGCAGGCAAAGTCCTGTCAGAACACAAAGCCCCCGGCGAGATTATCGTGCATTGTCTGGAAGGAGACATGACGTTCACAACAATGGGAGAGCCAAAAAAGCTGCGGGCGGGTGACATGCTCTATCTGGCGGCAGAAGAACCCCACAAGGTTGAAGCCGTCAAAGATTCTTCCTTCCTGCTAACCATACTACGGACATCGGCGGGCGGTAATTCATGA